In Candidatus Margulisiibacteriota bacterium, the sequence TTTCTTCCGATGCAGTCAAAAGCCGTTTATCCTTTGGTCGTGGCCTCCTGCGATGTCGGCCTGGTAACTCTGAATAAAAAGGTCAAAACCCCCGTGGTGCCGTCAAAAATACTTAGTATGATGGCTGCAGAGCGCCCTGTGCTTGCCAGCATGCCTTTGGAGGGTGATGCCCCCAAATTGATAAATGAGTCCGAGTGCGGGCTCTGCATAGAGGCTGAAGAACCGGCTCTTTTGGCGGAAAAGTTACGGGCCCTTGCTGATAACCGCGATAAATGCCTTAAGATGGCAAGGTCAGGAAGGGACTATGTCGTAGAGAATTTTTCGCTGAAGAAGGTAGCTATGGACATCCTGAATATCTTTACTGATATAATTAAGGACAGCGGGAGGAAGTAATTATGACAGCCGACCATTTGAAAAGCTACGAGGGAAAGACCGTTCTTGTTACGGGAGGAGCAGGCGCCATAGGGACCAATCTCTGCTCGGCTTTGAGCGACGCAGGGGCAAAACTTGTGGTGGTCCTGGACGACCTTTCCTCGGGTTATACCTGGAATGTCCCCCAAAAGAAGGGCTTGATGTTCGTTAAGGGGGATACCGCCGATGATGTGTACCTAAAGAGGGTGTTCTTTGAAAAACCCGATATTGTTTTCCATCTGGCGGCTTTTTTTGCCAACCAGAACTCAGTTGACTATCCCGAAAAAGACCTGCAGACTAACGGATTTGGCATACTAAAGGTGCTTGAGTACAGCCTCTTTAACGGCGTTAAGAGGGTGGTGTATGCGTCTTCCGGCTGCTCCATCTACGGGAGCTCCGCGCCAATGCCCCTCAGGGAAGAGTTCATGTCGATGAACCTGACCACCCCTTACCAGATCACCAAGATGCTCGGCGAACTCTACTGCAATTTCTTTTTTAACCATTACAAACTGCCCGTGGTAAAGACGCGCTTTTTTAATTCCTACGGCCCCGGCGAGGTCCCGGGCCAGTACAGGAATGTGATCCCGAACTTTATTTATTGGGCGATGAAGGGAGAGGCTCTTCCCATTACAGGCACCGGGGAAGAGACGCGGGATTTTACATATGTGGGCGACCTGGTGGACGGGCTGCTGCGGGCCGGCCACTTTGAAAGCGCGGTAGGCCAGGAGTTCAATCTGGCTTCGGGTAAAGAGACCAGCATCATCAGCCTGGCAAAAATGATAAACGAGCACACAGGCAACAAAGCCGGCATCAGGTTGATCCAGAGAAGAAAATGGGATACCAAGCCCCGGCTGCTTGCCTCGGTGGAAAAAGCCGGCAAACTGGTAAGCTATAAACCGCAAATGCCCTTTGACAGAGGGCTTGCAAACACTATCGAATGGTTCAGGAACAACTGGAAGCACATTGAATCAAGCGCTTCTTTCGGTCCGGGAGTATCTTCTGCCGTAAGGGACAAGTAAAAAGTCTTTGAAAAAGATACTTTTTTACTCCGGCTCAAAGGAATCAGGGGGAGCGGAGCACTATCTGTCCGTTATATCAAGCCGCATCCCGCGCGACAGATATCTTCCGGTACTTGCGTCAAATCTGGATCCCCTGCGGTTCTTTTTCCTGCTTAAGAGAGAAAAGCCGGATCTGGTGCATTTTAACCTCGGGCTTCCCATCCACTGCGCAGCCAATCTGTTGGTCAGCGGTTTATTTAGAGGTGTGAAGATCACGGCCACGGTCCACTCTGTAGCAGCACAGTCCTCCAGGTTCCCTTTTCTTTCCCGGCTAAAGAAACTGATCGCGTTGGCCTCGCTCAGGGGTGTGCAAAGATTTATTTGCGTATCCCAAAACAGCAAAGAAACATTCTGCCGCAACTATGGTATTTCTACGGACAAAGTTGCCGTCATCTATAACGGCGTTGATATGCCGCCCGACGCAGCTTTTGGAACTTCCGGCGGGACTGTGGTAATAGGAACAGTGTGCAGGCTTGTAAAGAATAAGGGGCTTGAAGTTCTTTTGAAGGCCTTTTCCCTGCTTCTAAAGGACCTTTCATGCGTCAGGCTTTTGCTGGTAGGGGACGGGCCAAAAAGAAAAGAGCTTGAAGGGATGTCTAAACAACTTGGGATAGAAAGCAAGGTCACATTTACCGGGCATGCAAAAAACATCCTTCCTCTTTTGTGCGGCATGGACATCTTTGTCATGCCTTCTTTGTCAGAGTCACTTCCGTTCTCGCTTCTGGAGGCTATGGCTGCTGGAAGGGCGGTCATTTCGACAGATGTGGGGGGAATAAGGGAATTGATAAAAGAAGGGGAGAACGGGTACGTTGTCCCACCGGGGGATCCGGACAAGCTTAGTGATGCGGCATCTAAACTCCTGGCAGACCCTGCAAAGAGTTCCGCTCTGGCAATAGCCGCCAAAAGAACAATTGCCGAAAAGTTTTCAATAGATTCTATGATGCGTGGAACGGAACAGTTTTTTGATGAGGCATAGATAAAGCTAAAATTTGGGCCTCTTGACGTGTCAATTCCTGAAGTGCTATGATTTCGACAGATAACAAAATATTGTTATTTAGAGAAACGAATGGAATTTGCAGAGTTTTTTAGAAAATTTAAATCCGAGCCTGTCATTGATAGTCGGCTTTTTCCCATGCTTGGGCAAGACAAGCAAATAATCAGGAATCAGGTGGCAGGCTGGAAAAAAAAGGGGCTTCTTGTCCAACTCAAAAAGGGCCTTTATGTCTTTTCCCGTGATTACAAACCTTTTCCGGAGCCAGGATCTATTGCTAACCTTTTGGTCCAGCCTTCGTATTTGAGCCTTGAGTACGCGCTTTCTTACTACGGCCTTATCCCTGATATCGTCAGGGTTTATACTTCAGTATCCACCAAAAAAACCAATAGATTTGAAAATAGAACAGGCATCTACCATTACCGGCATATCAAAAACAACTTTTTTTTCGGGTATGTAAAAGAGAACGGTATTATGATCGCGACACCGGAAAAAGCGTTGCTTGACCATGTATATTTAAATGTCAAATCTGCCGGCGCCATGGGAGAGGACTTTTTCGCGGGGAATATGCGTCTTCAGAATATTGAGGGGTTAAAATTGTCCGTGTTAAAAAAATACGCGAGGTTTTTTGGGTTAAGAAAGGTGGATATTGCCGTAAAAATACTGGAGAAGACATGGAAGAACTATTAAAGGGAAAGTTAAATGAATACAGTTCGGATCTTGAAAAAAGAAATGCGCTTCGTGAATACTTGCAATCATTGGTCCTGAAGGTGTTGTTTGAAAAGAAATATTTTAAAGATCTTATCTTTGTCGGAGGCACGGCGCTAAGGTTCATTTACCGCACGAAAAGATTTTCGGAGGACCTTGATTTTTCATCCTTCTCGGACAAGGCGGGATTTTTAGAGATGTCAGCGGACCTTGAAAAGGAATTAAGATGTTACAACCTTGCCGTGAATACAAGAAAAAAAGCGCAAGGTAATGTGCGAAACGCCTTTATTAAATTTCCGGGAATACTTGAGAAGCTGGACCTTTCGCCGCACAAAAATGAAACAATATCAATCAAACTGGAAATAGACTATAATCCTCCCAAAGGAGGCGCCGTGCAGCTGCATCTGCTCAATAAGGATTATTCTTTTTATGTGCAGTCCTACGATCTGTCTTCACTCATGGCCGGCAAACTGCACGCGATCTTGTTTAGGAAATTCGAAAAAGGAAGGGATT encodes:
- a CDS encoding NAD-dependent epimerase/dehydratase family protein translates to MTADHLKSYEGKTVLVTGGAGAIGTNLCSALSDAGAKLVVVLDDLSSGYTWNVPQKKGLMFVKGDTADDVYLKRVFFEKPDIVFHLAAFFANQNSVDYPEKDLQTNGFGILKVLEYSLFNGVKRVVYASSGCSIYGSSAPMPLREEFMSMNLTTPYQITKMLGELYCNFFFNHYKLPVVKTRFFNSYGPGEVPGQYRNVIPNFIYWAMKGEALPITGTGEETRDFTYVGDLVDGLLRAGHFESAVGQEFNLASGKETSIISLAKMINEHTGNKAGIRLIQRRKWDTKPRLLASVEKAGKLVSYKPQMPFDRGLANTIEWFRNNWKHIESSASFGPGVSSAVRDK
- a CDS encoding nucleotidyl transferase AbiEii/AbiGii toxin family protein; this translates as MEELLKGKLNEYSSDLEKRNALREYLQSLVLKVLFEKKYFKDLIFVGGTALRFIYRTKRFSEDLDFSSFSDKAGFLEMSADLEKELRCYNLAVNTRKKAQGNVRNAFIKFPGILEKLDLSPHKNETISIKLEIDYNPPKGGAVQLHLLNKDYSFYVQSYDLSSLMAGKLHAILFRKFEKGRDYYDLVWYLGKKAVPNIELLDNAIYQTQNFRIPDLESRWKDLLKHKIAEADFKRIVKDVLPFLEDRGEALLLSKEHIMEVLSGY
- a CDS encoding glycosyltransferase family 4 protein; its protein translation is MKKILFYSGSKESGGAEHYLSVISSRIPRDRYLPVLASNLDPLRFFFLLKREKPDLVHFNLGLPIHCAANLLVSGLFRGVKITATVHSVAAQSSRFPFLSRLKKLIALASLRGVQRFICVSQNSKETFCRNYGISTDKVAVIYNGVDMPPDAAFGTSGGTVVIGTVCRLVKNKGLEVLLKAFSLLLKDLSCVRLLLVGDGPKRKELEGMSKQLGIESKVTFTGHAKNILPLLCGMDIFVMPSLSESLPFSLLEAMAAGRAVISTDVGGIRELIKEGENGYVVPPGDPDKLSDAASKLLADPAKSSALAIAAKRTIAEKFSIDSMMRGTEQFFDEA